A segment of the Streptomyces sp. L2 genome:
GGCCACGTCGGCCACGTCCATCACGGGCTCCGGGGCGACCTCCCCGTTGGCCTGCAGCGCACCCGTCTGCATCCGGGCCGTCATGTCGGTCGCCGCGTTGCCGATGTCGATCTGCCCGACCGCGATGTCGTACGGCCGCCCGTCCAGCGACAGTGACTTGGTCAGGCCGGTCAGCGCGTGCTTGGTCGCCGTGTAGGCCACCGAGTGCGGGCGGGGCGTGTGCGCGGAGATGGAGCCGTTGTTGATGATCCGGCCGCCGCGCGGGTCCTGGCCCTTCATCTGCCGGTACGCCGCCTGCGCGCACAGGAACGCCCCGTTGAGGTTGGTGTCCACCACGTGCCGCCAGGCGTCGTAGGGCAGGTCCTCGACGGGGACTCCGCCGGGCCCGAAGGTGCCCGCGTTGTTGAACAGCAGGTCGACCCGGCCGAACCGGGCGACGGTCGCCGCGAACAGCGCGTCCACGTCCGCCGGCCGGGACACGTCGGTGCGCACCGCGAGCCACGGGCCGCCCGGCGCCTGTTCCGCCGTCTCCTCCAGCGTGTCGGTGTGCCGGCCGGCCAGGGCCACCGACCAGCCGGCGCCCAGCAGTTCCACGGCGACGGCCCGCCCGATGCCGGAACCGGCACCGGTCACCACCGCGATC
Coding sequences within it:
- a CDS encoding SDR family oxidoreductase, yielding MTEAKTDRQTKIAVVTGAGSGIGRAVAVELLGAGWSVALAGRHTDTLEETAEQAPGGPWLAVRTDVSRPADVDALFAATVARFGRVDLLFNNAGTFGPGGVPVEDLPYDAWRHVVDTNLNGAFLCAQAAYRQMKGQDPRGGRIINNGSISAHTPRPHSVAYTATKHALTGLTKSLSLDGRPYDIAVGQIDIGNAATDMTARMQTGALQANGEVAPEPVMDVADVARTVRHMAELPLAANVQFATVLATAMPYVGRG